The following proteins come from a genomic window of Microbacterium lemovicicum:
- a CDS encoding LCP family protein, producing MSVTHPPLSSAPRVATTSSSFLEERPLRYPDASSRAVMTRRGWWLILLNFLLPGSAQVLAGNRRLGRFGLGATLAMWIILILGGVTMMLWPAVGVSVAVGAWIPDWLAWFRWLPLTIVQAALIGYAVLWGFLTIDTLRLVRLIRTGSLARFGIAVVSVLLLVGASSGAAYAASLAGAVRDSFADLFGASAPVVPPSEGYYNILMLGADSGEGRDSMRYDSISVVSINATTGAVTITGIPRDMPGFPFAPGPMQDQYPDGHQGHADARCGWGSGINQLRTEVEVCQDGTTLYPEAKANGSTPAIEATKDAAEGILGIQIPYYVFIDMHGFAALVDALGGVDVTVEQRLPEGGGPSYPGEPAEDWASGWIEPGAQHMDGDTAQWYARSRYTTDDFDRMKRQRQLQQAILAQFTPQNVLARFQDVAAAGTAIVETDLPQGLIAPTLVDLALKAKSQPVTTVELSPPLVDEYEPDFAFIQQHMQQTLHPPTPAPGG from the coding sequence GTGAGCGTCACCCACCCGCCGCTGTCGTCCGCGCCGCGCGTGGCCACCACGTCCTCCTCATTCCTCGAGGAGCGCCCCCTGCGCTATCCCGACGCGTCCTCGCGCGCCGTGATGACGCGCCGCGGCTGGTGGCTGATCCTCCTCAACTTCCTGCTGCCGGGCTCGGCGCAGGTGCTCGCCGGCAACCGCCGCCTCGGCCGCTTCGGTCTCGGTGCGACGCTGGCGATGTGGATCATCCTCATCCTCGGCGGCGTCACGATGATGCTCTGGCCGGCGGTCGGCGTCAGCGTCGCGGTCGGCGCGTGGATCCCCGACTGGCTCGCCTGGTTCCGCTGGCTGCCGCTCACGATCGTGCAGGCGGCGCTCATCGGCTATGCGGTGCTGTGGGGCTTCCTCACGATCGACACCCTCCGCCTCGTCCGTCTCATCCGCACGGGATCCCTCGCGCGATTCGGCATCGCCGTCGTCTCGGTGCTGCTGCTCGTCGGCGCCTCCAGCGGTGCGGCGTACGCCGCGAGCCTCGCCGGTGCGGTGCGGGACTCGTTCGCCGATCTCTTCGGAGCGTCCGCTCCCGTGGTGCCGCCCTCGGAGGGCTACTACAACATCCTCATGCTGGGCGCCGACAGCGGCGAGGGCCGTGACTCGATGCGGTACGACAGCATCTCCGTCGTATCCATCAACGCGACCACGGGCGCCGTGACCATCACGGGCATCCCGCGCGACATGCCGGGCTTCCCCTTCGCCCCCGGTCCGATGCAGGACCAGTACCCCGACGGCCACCAGGGTCACGCGGACGCCCGCTGCGGGTGGGGCAGCGGCATCAACCAGCTGCGCACCGAGGTGGAGGTCTGCCAGGACGGCACCACGCTCTACCCGGAGGCGAAGGCCAACGGCTCCACCCCCGCCATCGAGGCGACCAAGGATGCCGCGGAGGGCATCCTCGGCATCCAGATCCCCTACTACGTCTTCATCGACATGCACGGCTTCGCTGCGCTCGTCGATGCGCTCGGCGGCGTCGACGTGACCGTCGAGCAGCGTCTGCCGGAAGGCGGCGGTCCGTCCTACCCCGGCGAGCCGGCGGAGGACTGGGCGTCCGGCTGGATCGAGCCGGGGGCGCAGCACATGGACGGCGACACCGCGCAGTGGTACGCGCGATCCCGGTACACGACCGACGACTTCGACCGCATGAAGCGACAGCGTCAGCTGCAGCAGGCGATACTCGCGCAGTTCACCCCGCAGAACGTCCTCGCTCGCTTCCAGGACGTCGCGGCCGCGGGCACCGCCATCGTCGAGACCGATCTGCCCCAGGGTCTCATCGCCCCGACGCTCGTCGACCTCGCGCTGAAGGCGAAGTCGCAGCCCGTCACGACGGTCGAGCTGAGCCCGCCGCTGGTCGATGAGTACGAACCGGACTTCGCGTTCATCCAGCAGCACATGCAGCAGACCCTGCACCCGCCGACGCCCGCTCCGGGGGGCTGA
- a CDS encoding cell wall-binding repeat-containing protein, which translates to MTATISILAAAGMVLISGPASAATVPAVPAATVPAATVPAAAGDSVSRLAGADRFETSAKVSAASFAPGVPVAYVATGYNFPDALSASAAAAKLGGPVLLTAPDFLPGTVRTELVRLKAGKIVVLGRTGAVTDAVLSQLGSLTSGSVSRLAGADRFETSAMVSAAAFAPGVPVAYVATGRNFPDALSASAAAGKQGGPVLLTEPDSLPSSVRAELARVKPGKIVVLGQAGAVSETVRSQLASLTSGSVSRLAGADRFETSAKVSAAAFAPGVPVAYVSTGYNFPDALSASAAAAKLGGPVLLTAPGSLPGSVRAELTRLKPGKIVVLGRADVVSDAVRIQLGAIGVTPSAGDGDGHFTIATYPDTQQEVFDWAGTRFIDRSKWLVAQRKALDLRFVIHTGDVVNWDTDAHEQYVVARAAMQPLNDAGIPYQLSIGNHDTLATGPGGGARDSKLTRQYQRTTTTFNSYWKPTDYSALAGQFEPGKVDNTYSSFTAEGADWLVINLELWPRVDAVAWAAKVIEAHPVSNVIIQTHSFLDASGNIYGAGQSVTRWSYGDSSPQYVYDKLVAPYGNVKIVTSGHTGSATSKVITTAAGNNVAFVLQALHSNDDNPVRLSDIDVNAGTIGTQVYAPESGRTWDVHTLTGLSFLHG; encoded by the coding sequence TTGACCGCCACCATCTCCATCCTCGCCGCGGCCGGGATGGTGCTCATCTCCGGACCGGCATCCGCCGCCACCGTGCCGGCGGTGCCGGCGGCCACGGTGCCGGCGGCCACGGTGCCGGCGGCCGCTGGGGACAGCGTGTCGCGGCTGGCGGGCGCGGATCGGTTCGAGACGTCGGCGAAGGTGAGCGCGGCGTCGTTCGCGCCGGGTGTGCCGGTGGCGTATGTGGCGACGGGGTACAACTTCCCGGATGCGCTGTCGGCGTCGGCCGCGGCGGCGAAGCTGGGCGGTCCCGTGCTCTTGACGGCACCTGACTTCCTGCCCGGAACCGTCCGCACGGAGCTGGTACGGCTCAAAGCGGGAAAGATCGTGGTGCTGGGCAGGACCGGGGCGGTGACCGACGCCGTGCTCTCGCAGCTGGGATCACTGACCTCGGGCTCGGTGTCGCGACTGGCCGGCGCGGATCGGTTCGAGACCTCGGCGATGGTGAGCGCGGCGGCGTTCGCGCCCGGCGTGCCCGTGGCCTACGTGGCGACGGGCCGCAACTTCCCGGATGCGCTGTCGGCGTCGGCCGCTGCGGGCAAGCAAGGTGGCCCGGTGCTGCTGACGGAGCCGGATTCCCTCCCGTCGTCGGTGCGCGCGGAGTTGGCGCGGGTGAAGCCGGGCAAGATCGTCGTGCTCGGTCAGGCGGGTGCGGTGTCGGAGACGGTGCGCTCGCAGCTGGCGTCCCTGACGTCGGGGTCGGTGTCGCGGCTGGCCGGTGCGGACCGGTTCGAGACCTCGGCCAAGGTGAGCGCGGCGGCCTTCGCGCCGGGTGTGCCGGTGGCCTACGTCTCGACGGGCTACAACTTCCCGGATGCGCTGTCGGCGTCGGCCGCGGCGGCGAAGCTGGGCGGGCCCGTCCTGCTCACGGCGCCGGGTTCTCTGCCGGGGTCGGTGCGTGCCGAGTTGACGCGGCTGAAGCCGGGAAAGATCGTGGTGCTCGGTCGGGCCGATGTGGTCTCCGACGCGGTGCGCATCCAGCTGGGGGCCATCGGAGTCACGCCGAGCGCCGGCGACGGCGACGGGCACTTCACGATCGCGACCTACCCCGACACCCAGCAGGAGGTGTTCGACTGGGCCGGAACGCGCTTCATCGACCGGTCGAAGTGGCTGGTGGCTCAGCGCAAGGCGCTCGACCTGCGCTTCGTCATCCACACCGGCGACGTCGTGAACTGGGACACCGACGCGCACGAGCAGTACGTCGTCGCACGTGCGGCGATGCAGCCGCTGAACGACGCAGGCATCCCGTATCAGCTCAGCATCGGCAACCACGACACGCTGGCGACCGGGCCGGGCGGAGGTGCACGGGACAGCAAGCTCACCCGCCAGTACCAGCGCACGACGACGACCTTCAACTCCTATTGGAAGCCGACGGATTACAGCGCGCTCGCGGGCCAGTTCGAGCCGGGCAAGGTCGACAACACCTACTCGTCGTTCACGGCCGAGGGCGCGGACTGGCTGGTGATCAACCTCGAGCTGTGGCCCCGCGTCGACGCCGTCGCGTGGGCGGCGAAGGTGATCGAGGCGCATCCCGTCAGCAACGTCATCATCCAGACCCACTCCTTCCTCGACGCCTCGGGCAACATCTACGGTGCCGGGCAGAGCGTCACTCGCTGGTCCTATGGCGATTCGTCACCGCAGTACGTCTATGACAAGCTCGTCGCGCCGTACGGCAACGTGAAGATCGTCACGAGCGGCCACACCGGGTCGGCCACGTCGAAGGTCATCACGACCGCGGCGGGCAACAACGTCGCCTTCGTGCTGCAGGCGCTCCACTCGAACGACGACAATCCCGTGCGGCTGTCGGACATCGACGTGAATGCCGGGACCATCGGCACGCAGGTCTACGCCCCGGAGAGCGGCCGGACCTGGGACGTGCACACTCTGACCGGGCTCAGCTTCCTGCACGGCTGA
- a CDS encoding glycosyltransferase: MVATLRVVLDQVAAPTEPTLEEASRELAKALVSAAPAGCEVAAIVPSGPDRDAAATAVPGLASVRMLPLPRRELVGAWQLGVASGVGGGMIHSPSLLAPLVKHDRVHDNDQTVVTLWDLRAWEAPSELPRGLTAWHRGMLKRAVKHADAVVVPTHAAALRLAEAAPLGDRIRVIAGAAPSGFAVPTDEVGRRRHLGLPDGYVLVSGGAAASDALDVAFGAVARAGMDLPVVVIDAPDGEESALVELASAAGIPERQVHVHGALEPADRGAVFGGALALLATSRRTVFPWRVLEAFAVGVPVVAADSPVLREIVVDGGVLAGGGDDDADALGAALADTLGSAARVETQSVLAADRGRSFSWREAADRVWQLHADL; this comes from the coding sequence GTGGTGGCGACACTGCGCGTGGTGCTCGACCAGGTCGCCGCGCCCACCGAGCCGACGCTCGAGGAGGCCTCCCGCGAGCTCGCGAAGGCCCTCGTGTCGGCCGCACCGGCAGGCTGCGAGGTCGCGGCCATCGTGCCGTCGGGCCCCGATCGGGATGCCGCGGCCACCGCCGTGCCCGGACTCGCCTCCGTCCGCATGCTGCCTCTCCCACGCCGCGAGCTGGTCGGGGCCTGGCAGCTCGGCGTGGCGTCGGGCGTCGGCGGCGGGATGATCCACTCACCGTCCCTCCTCGCGCCCCTGGTGAAGCACGACCGCGTGCACGACAACGACCAGACCGTCGTGACGCTGTGGGACCTGCGCGCCTGGGAAGCGCCGTCGGAGTTGCCGCGCGGGCTGACCGCCTGGCACCGCGGAATGCTGAAGCGCGCGGTCAAGCACGCGGATGCCGTCGTGGTGCCGACGCACGCGGCCGCGCTGCGGCTGGCGGAGGCCGCGCCGCTCGGCGACCGCATCCGCGTCATCGCGGGGGCCGCGCCGTCGGGCTTCGCGGTGCCGACCGACGAGGTGGGCCGCCGACGCCACCTCGGGCTGCCGGACGGCTACGTCCTCGTGTCGGGGGGAGCCGCAGCATCCGACGCCCTCGACGTGGCGTTCGGCGCGGTCGCCCGGGCCGGGATGGACCTGCCCGTCGTCGTGATCGACGCTCCGGACGGGGAGGAGTCGGCGCTTGTCGAGCTCGCTTCCGCGGCCGGCATCCCGGAGCGCCAGGTGCACGTGCACGGCGCTCTCGAACCGGCAGACCGCGGGGCCGTGTTCGGCGGGGCGCTGGCGCTGCTGGCGACGTCGCGGCGCACCGTGTTCCCGTGGCGCGTGCTCGAGGCGTTCGCGGTCGGGGTGCCGGTGGTCGCGGCCGACTCCCCGGTGCTCCGCGAGATCGTCGTCGACGGCGGCGTCCTGGCGGGCGGCGGAGACGATGACGCCGATGCGCTCGGCGCGGCGCTGGCGGACACCCTGGGCTCGGCGGCACGCGTCGAGACGCAGTCCGTGCTGGCCGCGGACCGTGGTCGCTCCTTCTCGTGGCGGGAAGCCGCCGACCGGGTGTGGCAGCTGCACGCCGACCTCTGA
- a CDS encoding 5-(carboxyamino)imidazole ribonucleotide synthase, which produces MTLRIGVVGGGQLARMMIAPAVELGVDLRVLAEDEGMSAALAATAVGDYRDADVVLAFARDVDVITFDHEHVPQDVLTALVDAGVAVRPGPSALRHAQDKIVMRTRLAELGMPQPDWAAVSDAVQLQQFLDDHGGRAVVKTPRGGYDGKGVRVVSLATEADDWFAALAEDGHGGELLVEELVDFRRELAQQVARRPSGEVRTYPVVETVQRDGVCAEVIAPAPRAGERLTAVTAALGVAIAEGLGVEGMLAVELFETTDDRVLVNELAMRPHNSGHWSQDGAVTGQFEQHLRAVLDLPLGDTSPRAPWSAMVNILGGPTSGTLEDRFAAAMDDCPEVKIHTYGKAPRPGRKVGHVNATGDDLDDVVYRARAAASFFQD; this is translated from the coding sequence ATGACCCTGCGTATCGGAGTCGTCGGAGGCGGGCAGCTGGCCCGCATGATGATCGCCCCCGCCGTCGAGCTCGGCGTCGATCTGCGCGTGCTCGCCGAGGACGAGGGGATGTCGGCCGCCCTGGCGGCCACGGCCGTCGGCGATTATCGTGACGCGGACGTCGTGCTGGCCTTCGCGCGTGACGTCGACGTGATCACGTTCGACCACGAGCACGTGCCGCAGGACGTGCTGACCGCGCTCGTCGATGCCGGGGTCGCCGTGCGCCCCGGCCCGTCGGCGCTGCGCCACGCGCAGGACAAGATCGTCATGCGCACCCGCCTGGCCGAGCTCGGGATGCCGCAGCCGGACTGGGCGGCCGTGTCGGACGCGGTCCAGCTGCAGCAGTTCCTCGACGATCACGGCGGGCGCGCAGTCGTCAAGACGCCGCGCGGCGGCTACGACGGCAAGGGCGTGCGGGTCGTGTCGCTGGCGACCGAGGCCGACGACTGGTTCGCCGCGCTCGCCGAGGACGGGCACGGCGGGGAGCTTCTCGTGGAGGAGCTCGTCGACTTCCGCCGCGAGCTCGCGCAGCAGGTCGCCCGGCGGCCGTCCGGTGAGGTGCGCACATATCCGGTGGTCGAGACGGTGCAGCGCGACGGCGTGTGCGCAGAGGTCATCGCCCCCGCGCCCCGCGCCGGGGAGCGTCTGACCGCGGTGACGGCCGCCCTCGGCGTCGCGATCGCCGAGGGACTCGGAGTCGAGGGGATGCTGGCGGTCGAGCTCTTCGAGACGACCGACGATCGCGTGCTGGTGAACGAGCTGGCGATGCGCCCGCACAACAGCGGCCACTGGTCGCAGGACGGCGCGGTCACCGGCCAGTTCGAGCAGCACCTGCGGGCCGTCCTCGACCTGCCCCTGGGCGACACGTCGCCGCGGGCGCCGTGGTCGGCGATGGTGAACATCCTCGGCGGACCGACGTCGGGGACCCTGGAGGACCGCTTCGCCGCCGCGATGGACGACTGCCCCGAGGTGAAGATCCACACCTACGGCAAGGCGCCGCGCCCCGGCCGCAAGGTGGGTCACGTGAACGCGACGGGCGACGATCTCGACGACGTCGTCTACCGCGCCCGCGCCGCCGCGTCGTTCTTCCAGGACTGA
- the purE gene encoding 5-(carboxyamino)imidazole ribonucleotide mutase, whose protein sequence is MGSDSDWRVMSDASQVLTDFGIPHEVEVVSAHRTPDKLIRYGREARGRGIRTVIAGAGGAAHLPGMLASVTALPVIGVPVQLATLDGLDSLLSIVQMPAGIPVATVSINGAKNAGLLAVRILAASDSSLADRVEAYAADLEAQVEQKNARLKESL, encoded by the coding sequence ATGGGCTCCGACTCGGACTGGCGTGTCATGAGCGATGCCTCGCAGGTCCTCACGGATTTCGGCATCCCGCACGAGGTGGAGGTCGTCTCGGCGCACCGCACGCCCGACAAGCTGATCCGGTACGGTCGCGAGGCCCGGGGCCGCGGCATCCGCACCGTCATCGCCGGCGCCGGCGGAGCCGCTCACCTTCCGGGGATGCTCGCGTCCGTCACAGCCCTCCCCGTCATCGGCGTGCCCGTACAGCTCGCGACGCTCGACGGCCTGGACTCGCTGCTCAGCATCGTGCAGATGCCCGCCGGCATCCCGGTCGCCACCGTCTCCATCAACGGCGCGAAGAACGCCGGACTCCTCGCCGTGCGGATCCTCGCCGCCTCCGACTCCTCCCTCGCCGACCGGGTCGAGGCGTACGCCGCCGACCTCGAGGCGCAGGTCGAGCAGAAGAACGCCCGCCTCAAGGAGTCCCTGTGA